A stretch of the Thermodesulfobacteriota bacterium genome encodes the following:
- the fusA gene encoding elongation factor G, whose protein sequence is MSDIRRMNRIRNFGIFAHIDAGKTTISERILYYTGRTHKIGEVHDGQAVMDWMKQEQERGITITAATTRVEWQEHQLNLIDTPGHVDFTMEVERSLRVLDGAVVVLDAVSGVEPQTETIWRQAEHYKVPRLCFVNKMDRVGADFDRSVHSLEQRLRGTTLPLVVPVGAESGFRACLDLLTGETVEWEETDLGAHPVRRAPRGDEEEALLARGRDRLLETLGNLDDAVAEAYLEGRWPGAEALRPVIRRLTVANRVVPVLSGAALRNKGVQLLLDAVVGYLPSPVDVPPVHGIHPETGAAEERAADVKAPFAALAFKLQQEQGRVLTYVRVYSGAYAGGRLSNVTRKRLEKPAAIVRVHADKKERVEEALAGDILALTGLKWTVTGDTLCDPDHPLLLETIAFAEPVISVAVEPERSQDEEKLVEVLERLAAEDPSFRHEVNEETGQTLISGMGELHLEVLVRRMADDYNLRVQVGKPQVVYKETLDGQGAGRAVFDRMLGDKRHRAAVAMRVEKAPRGEGNRVEFEPDPAGFPAAIVEAALGGVREALLSGILAGHAVEDVRVYIAELEAEADSASEMAVKVAANQAFREACQVARPVLLEPLMRVDVVTPEDHVGEVLGDLNARRGEIRGMSAGRGTTEIEALVPLRRMFGYSTELRSLTQGRATFTMTFERYDRSQG, encoded by the coding sequence ATCTTTGCCCATATCGATGCGGGCAAGACCACCATCAGCGAGCGGATCCTCTACTACACCGGCCGCACCCACAAGATCGGCGAGGTCCACGACGGCCAGGCGGTCATGGACTGGATGAAGCAGGAGCAGGAGCGGGGCATCACCATTACCGCGGCCACCACCCGGGTGGAGTGGCAGGAGCACCAGCTCAACCTCATCGACACCCCCGGCCACGTGGACTTCACCATGGAGGTGGAGCGCAGCCTGCGGGTGCTCGACGGCGCGGTGGTGGTGCTGGACGCGGTCTCCGGGGTGGAGCCCCAGACCGAGACCATCTGGCGCCAGGCGGAGCACTACAAGGTTCCCCGCCTGTGTTTCGTGAACAAGATGGACCGGGTGGGCGCCGACTTCGACCGGAGCGTCCACAGCCTGGAGCAGAGGCTACGGGGTACCACCCTGCCCCTGGTGGTGCCGGTGGGTGCCGAGTCCGGGTTTCGGGCCTGCCTGGACCTGCTGACCGGCGAGACGGTGGAGTGGGAGGAGACCGACCTGGGAGCGCACCCCGTGCGCCGTGCCCCGCGGGGGGACGAGGAAGAAGCGCTCCTGGCCCGGGGCCGCGACCGGCTCCTGGAGACCCTGGGGAACCTGGACGACGCGGTGGCCGAGGCCTACCTGGAGGGCCGCTGGCCCGGAGCAGAGGCCCTGCGCCCCGTCATCCGCCGGCTCACGGTGGCCAACCGCGTGGTGCCGGTCCTGAGCGGAGCGGCGCTGCGCAACAAGGGGGTGCAGCTCCTCCTGGACGCCGTGGTGGGCTACCTCCCGAGCCCCGTGGACGTGCCGCCGGTCCACGGAATCCACCCCGAGACCGGGGCGGCCGAGGAGCGGGCCGCCGACGTGAAGGCGCCCTTTGCGGCGCTGGCCTTCAAGCTCCAGCAGGAGCAGGGGCGTGTCCTCACCTACGTGCGGGTCTACTCCGGGGCCTACGCGGGGGGGCGGCTGTCCAACGTCACTCGCAAACGGCTGGAAAAGCCCGCCGCCATCGTGCGGGTGCACGCGGACAAGAAGGAGCGGGTGGAAGAGGCGCTGGCCGGCGACATCCTGGCCCTCACGGGGCTCAAGTGGACGGTGACCGGCGACACCCTGTGCGACCCGGACCACCCCCTGCTCCTGGAGACCATCGCCTTTGCCGAGCCGGTCATCAGCGTGGCGGTGGAGCCCGAGCGGAGCCAGGACGAGGAGAAGCTCGTGGAGGTGCTGGAGCGGCTGGCCGCGGAGGACCCTTCCTTCCGCCACGAGGTGAACGAGGAGACCGGCCAGACCCTCATCTCGGGCATGGGAGAGCTGCACCTGGAGGTGCTGGTGCGCCGGATGGCGGACGACTACAACCTGCGGGTCCAGGTGGGCAAGCCCCAGGTCGTCTACAAGGAGACGCTCGACGGGCAGGGGGCCGGCCGCGCGGTGTTCGACCGCATGCTCGGCGACAAGCGGCATCGGGCGGCAGTTGCCATGCGGGTGGAGAAGGCGCCCCGGGGCGAGGGCAACCGGGTGGAGTTCGAGCCTGACCCCGCCGGGTTTCCTGCGGCGATCGTGGAAGCCGCCTTGGGCGGCGTGCGCGAGGCCCTTCTGAGCGGCATCCTCGCGGGGCACGCCGTGGAGGACGTGCGGGTTTACATCGCCGAGCTCGAGGCGGAGGCCGATTCGGCCAGCGAGATGGCCGTCAAGGTAGCGGCCAACCAGGCCTTCCGCGAGGCGTGCCAGGTGGCCCGCCCGGTGCTCCTGGAGCCCCTCATGCGGGTCGACGTGGTCACCCCCGAGGACCACGTGGGCGAGGTGCTCGGGGACCTCAACGCCCGGAGGGGCGAAATTCGGGGCATGTCCGCCGGCCGCGGCACCACCGAGATCGAGGCCCTGGTGCCCTTGCGGCGCATGTTCGGCTACTCCACGGAGCTTCGCTCCCTCACCCAGGGCCGCGCCACTTTCACCATGACCTTCGAGCGCTACGACCGGTCCCAGGGGTAG
- a CDS encoding glycosyltransferase, whose protein sequence is MLIALPRQHGATGNEVTAVRHRDGLVRLGHEVLLARLEVSDAALLAREAAQLAPHVLHLLHAYRTGLPWLEAGLASRYPTVVTLTGTDLYPEVVDPARERIVTTVLAAVDAVITQNRLAARALAADRPTLAAKLRYLAPGIALGRAPCPSLRPPGVGPETPLLLHPAGIRPVKANLELLHLFDPLAEEGLPFALAFCGPVLDEAYARCLFAALERRPWAYHAGVISPQAMPAALRQADLVLNHSRSEGLPNALVEAAALGVPVLARDIPGNAAVVEPGVNGLLYEGEESFRREARRLLADPGLRRGLCAPRPEGYDPGRESRELEEIYRGVLERRREQVRGAMG, encoded by the coding sequence GTGCTGATCGCCCTGCCCCGGCAGCACGGGGCCACCGGAAACGAGGTGACGGCCGTCCGCCACCGCGACGGCCTGGTGCGCCTCGGCCACGAGGTGCTCCTGGCGCGGCTCGAGGTTTCCGACGCCGCACTCCTCGCCCGCGAAGCGGCGCAGCTTGCGCCCCACGTCCTCCACCTCCTGCATGCCTACCGCACCGGCCTCCCCTGGCTGGAAGCGGGGCTTGCCTCCCGGTACCCCACCGTGGTCACTCTCACCGGCACCGACCTCTACCCGGAAGTGGTGGACCCCGCCCGGGAACGAATCGTGACCACGGTGCTCGCTGCAGTCGACGCCGTCATCACCCAGAACCGCCTGGCAGCCCGGGCTCTGGCCGCCGACCGCCCCACCCTCGCGGCAAAGCTGCGCTACCTGGCCCCCGGAATCGCCCTGGGCCGGGCGCCCTGCCCTTCCCTGCGGCCGCCGGGCGTCGGCCCGGAGACCCCTTTGCTCCTCCACCCGGCGGGCATCCGCCCGGTGAAGGCGAACCTGGAACTGCTGCACCTCTTCGATCCCCTCGCCGAGGAAGGGCTTCCCTTCGCCCTCGCCTTCTGCGGGCCGGTCCTCGACGAAGCCTACGCCCGGTGCCTCTTCGCCGCCCTGGAACGTCGCCCCTGGGCGTACCATGCGGGAGTGATCTCCCCCCAAGCCATGCCCGCCGCCCTGCGTCAAGCCGACCTGGTGCTCAACCACTCCCGCAGCGAGGGCCTCCCCAACGCCCTGGTGGAGGCCGCGGCCCTTGGGGTGCCGGTGCTCGCCCGCGACATTCCCGGCAACGCGGCGGTGGTGGAGCCGGGGGTCAACGGACTTCTCTACGAGGGAGAAGAGTCCTTTCGCCGCGAGGCGCGCCGACTCCTCGCAGATCCGGGGCTGCGCCGAGGCCTCTGCGCCCCCCGCCCAGAGGGCTACGACCCGGGCCGGGAGAGCCGGGAACTGGAAGAGATCTATCGCGGGGTACTGGAACGTAGACGAGAGCAGGTTCGAGGGGCGATGGGGTAG